In the Piscinibacter sp. XHJ-5 genome, one interval contains:
- a CDS encoding ATP-binding protein, translating into MRIGIFLAFASAALLLGAAHGGALDIALPAQAMAATGWLRTLFEIALLLVVAWFYRVRLRRAARRMQVCEQRLIERERTSRELHDGLVQGFQGLVLKFQGAMQQLPDLAQTRQSRTLMEQALKRADAVLAEGRDRMRDLRDSVGVCELSTALSAAAQELSQLAPSVAFELRVRGNTFAMRPDVTDEAYRIGREALSNAYFHAGARHIAVDVDYGWSRFALRVRDDGKGIASAALDAGVPGDKGLARMRERATRLGGTLAIHSAPGAGTEVEFELAAAAARAESVS; encoded by the coding sequence GTGCGCATCGGAATCTTTCTTGCCTTCGCGAGCGCCGCGCTCCTTCTCGGAGCCGCCCACGGCGGCGCCCTCGATATCGCCTTGCCCGCGCAAGCCATGGCCGCGACGGGATGGCTGCGGACCCTCTTCGAAATCGCCTTGCTGCTGGTAGTCGCCTGGTTCTATCGCGTCCGACTGCGCCGGGCGGCTCGCCGCATGCAGGTCTGCGAGCAACGCCTGATCGAGCGCGAGCGCACCTCGCGCGAGCTGCACGATGGGCTGGTGCAGGGCTTCCAAGGTCTCGTGCTCAAGTTCCAGGGCGCCATGCAGCAGCTGCCCGATCTTGCGCAGACGCGGCAGTCGCGCACATTGATGGAGCAGGCGTTGAAGCGGGCCGATGCCGTGCTGGCCGAGGGTCGGGACCGCATGCGCGACCTGCGCGACTCCGTGGGGGTGTGTGAGCTGTCGACCGCGTTGTCGGCGGCGGCGCAGGAGCTGTCGCAGCTCGCTCCCTCCGTTGCGTTCGAGTTGCGCGTACGCGGCAACACCTTCGCCATGCGCCCGGATGTCACGGACGAGGCGTACCGAATCGGCCGCGAGGCCCTCTCGAACGCGTACTTCCACGCTGGCGCGCGGCACATCGCCGTCGATGTCGACTACGGATGGTCGCGCTTCGCCCTGCGGGTCCGCGACGACGGCAAGGGCATCGCCAGCGCGGCGTTGGACGCCGGCGTCCCCGGCGATAAGGGGTTGGCCAGGATGCGCGAACGCGCCACGCGCCTGGGCGGCACCCTCGCCATCCACAGCGCACCCGGCGCCGGTACGGAGGTGGAGTTCGAACTGGCGGCCGCGGCCGCGCGCGCGGAGTCGGTGTCGTGA
- a CDS encoding response regulator transcription factor, which produces MRVLIADDHPLLREGVAAVLESQPDIELVAQATNGREAVEAFLEHRPDVALVDLQMPEMNGIEAIDAIRAEVPDAVIVVLTTYKGDVTAMRALRAGAAGYLLKGEMRTELVETIRQVHAGGHRVQPEVASELAAHLRDDALSEREIQVLRSVAQGNSNKRVALELGVTEETVKAHMKRIVSKLGANDRTHAVTIAIKRGIIEI; this is translated from the coding sequence ATTCGCGTGCTGATCGCCGACGATCATCCACTGCTGCGCGAGGGCGTCGCTGCCGTGCTCGAAAGCCAGCCGGACATCGAGCTGGTGGCGCAGGCCACCAACGGTCGCGAGGCGGTCGAGGCGTTCCTCGAGCATCGTCCCGACGTTGCACTGGTGGACTTGCAAATGCCGGAGATGAACGGCATCGAGGCGATCGATGCGATCCGCGCTGAAGTCCCAGACGCGGTCATCGTCGTGCTGACCACCTACAAGGGCGACGTCACTGCCATGCGGGCGCTCCGTGCCGGCGCTGCGGGCTACCTGCTCAAGGGTGAGATGCGTACCGAGCTCGTCGAGACGATCCGCCAGGTGCACGCGGGAGGGCACCGCGTCCAGCCGGAGGTCGCCTCGGAGCTCGCGGCCCATCTGCGCGACGATGCGCTCTCGGAGCGCGAGATCCAGGTCCTGCGCAGCGTGGCGCAGGGCAACTCCAACAAGCGCGTAGCCCTTGAGCTCGGCGTGACCGAGGAGACGGTGAAGGCGCATATGAAGCGCATCGTGTCCAAGCTGGGTGCCAATGACCGCACCCACGCCGTGACGATCGCGATCAAGCGGGGGATCATCGAGATCTGA
- a CDS encoding DJ-1/PfpI family protein, translating to MHIAILTFEGFNELDSLIAFNILNRVKKPGWRASIASPADKVRSMNGVVLEAQASLKDACDADAVLVGSGIKTRDVVADAALMSQLRLDPTRQLLGAQCSGTLILAKLGLLDGVPACTDLTTKPWVQEAGVAVLNQPFVAKRNLATAGGCLSSQYLAAWFIARLEGVEAARDAIHHVAPVGEKEAYVTRAMANISPFL from the coding sequence ATGCACATCGCCATCCTGACCTTCGAAGGCTTCAACGAACTCGACTCGCTGATCGCATTCAACATCCTCAATCGGGTCAAGAAGCCCGGCTGGCGGGCCTCGATCGCCAGTCCGGCGGACAAGGTGCGTTCGATGAACGGCGTGGTGCTGGAGGCGCAAGCGTCGCTGAAGGACGCATGTGACGCCGACGCCGTGCTGGTCGGCAGTGGTATCAAGACCCGGGACGTTGTCGCCGATGCCGCGTTGATGTCGCAGCTGAGGCTCGATCCGACGCGCCAGCTGCTGGGCGCGCAATGCTCGGGCACGCTGATACTCGCCAAGCTGGGGCTGCTGGACGGCGTTCCAGCCTGCACGGACCTGACCACCAAGCCGTGGGTCCAGGAGGCCGGCGTGGCCGTGCTCAACCAGCCGTTCGTGGCAAAGCGAAACCTTGCGACCGCTGGCGGGTGCCTGTCATCGCAGTATCTGGCGGCCTGGTTCATCGCACGTCTGGAAGGTGTCGAGGCTGCACGAGACGCGATTCACCATGTCGCCCCGGTGGGGGAGAAGGAAGCCTACGTGACGCGCGCAATGGCAAACATTTCGCCGTTCCTCTAA
- a CDS encoding PLP-dependent aminotransferase family protein, which produces MPQARYKQLVDQLAADIRAGRLRPGTRLPTHRDLAARAGLALVTATRVYAELQAMGLVSGETGRGTFVKEALPRGQGMDLHAWSADTVDLSFNYPSLPGQADLLRAALRQLAASGDLDSLLRYQPHGGREHERATVARHLARQGLAASVETTVLVSGAQHGLTTTAMSLLEPGDVVAVDTLTYPGFKLAAEANRLELAPVPAAGHGPDLDALAALCKRRRVRAVYAMPTLHNPLGWVMSATRRRDLVAIARRHGLILIEDAAYAFLAEGAPPPLAALAPETTVHVSSLSKSVATGLRVGVVCAPPAWIAKLERAIRATTWNTPATMTAIACGWLEDGTVARLEDDKRRDAMLRQSLAAETLGRLKRISHPSSYFVWLPLPQEARADAVAMVLIREGISVSTALPFSTSARVPHAIRLALGSVDLTTLKRSLETVARVVADQTF; this is translated from the coding sequence ATGCCTCAGGCCCGCTACAAGCAACTGGTCGACCAGCTTGCGGCCGACATCCGTGCAGGCCGCCTGCGTCCTGGGACACGTCTGCCGACGCACCGCGACCTCGCCGCTCGCGCAGGCCTGGCGCTGGTCACGGCCACGCGGGTCTATGCGGAGCTGCAAGCCATGGGGTTGGTCAGCGGCGAAACGGGCCGGGGCACGTTCGTCAAGGAAGCTCTCCCTCGCGGGCAAGGCATGGACCTGCATGCCTGGAGCGCTGACACGGTGGACCTGAGCTTCAACTATCCGTCTTTGCCAGGCCAGGCCGACCTTCTCAGGGCAGCGCTGCGCCAGCTCGCAGCGTCGGGTGATCTGGACTCCCTGCTTCGATACCAACCTCACGGCGGGCGCGAACATGAGCGGGCGACGGTGGCGCGCCACCTGGCCCGCCAGGGTCTGGCAGCGTCGGTCGAAACCACAGTGCTCGTGAGCGGCGCACAGCACGGGCTGACGACGACCGCCATGTCCTTGCTCGAGCCCGGCGACGTGGTGGCCGTGGACACGCTGACCTATCCGGGATTCAAGCTGGCTGCCGAGGCCAATCGGCTGGAGCTCGCGCCGGTTCCGGCCGCTGGGCACGGCCCCGACCTGGACGCATTGGCCGCCCTGTGCAAGCGGCGGCGCGTGCGCGCCGTCTACGCCATGCCGACGCTGCACAACCCGCTCGGTTGGGTCATGAGCGCCACGCGACGTCGGGATCTCGTCGCCATCGCCCGGCGGCACGGACTGATCCTCATCGAGGATGCCGCCTATGCATTCTTGGCCGAGGGGGCGCCGCCTCCGTTGGCAGCGCTTGCTCCCGAGACGACGGTCCATGTGTCGAGCTTGTCGAAGAGCGTCGCGACGGGTCTGCGCGTGGGCGTGGTCTGTGCACCGCCCGCATGGATTGCCAAGCTCGAACGGGCCATCCGGGCGACGACCTGGAACACCCCCGCAACGATGACAGCCATCGCCTGTGGCTGGCTGGAGGACGGCACGGTGGCCCGGCTTGAAGACGACAAGCGGCGTGATGCCATGCTGCGCCAGAGCCTTGCCGCCGAGACCCTCGGCCGACTGAAGAGGATCAGCCATCCCTCTTCTTACTTCGTCTGGCTTCCCCTGCCGCAGGAGGCCCGGGCAGACGCCGTCGCGATGGTGTTGATACGCGAAGGGATCTCGGTGTCGACGGCTTTGCCGTTCTCGACTTCGGCGCGCGTACCTCATGCCATTCGATTGGCACTCGGCTCCGTCGACTTGACGACGCTCAAGCGGTCCCTGGAAACCGTGGCCCGGGTTGTTGCCGATCAGACGTTCTGA
- a CDS encoding YoaK family protein has product MLVAWQDSGSLQVSWLSRPSVVASSLGFVAGYVDTVGFIALFGLFTAHVTGNFVLLGSEIAHPTHGVLVKLLAFPAFIAAVAASRLLALLAARQGRSPAGPLLLLQSVLLSACMLAGWRAQPIVDAAAPWVLVTGVLGAAAMGVQNAASRLAFGALAPTTVMTGNVTQLVIDAVDLLRGAGDEAVRGRIGKFLWPAVAFGTGAICGAIAHLHAALWALGLPLLILMALAAASVFRTSDRQQPGPRFPGTA; this is encoded by the coding sequence GTGCTGGTCGCATGGCAAGACTCGGGATCACTTCAAGTGAGTTGGCTGAGCCGTCCGTCGGTCGTCGCTTCGTCGCTCGGCTTCGTTGCCGGGTACGTCGATACCGTGGGGTTCATTGCGCTGTTCGGCCTCTTCACGGCGCACGTGACAGGCAACTTCGTTCTGCTCGGCAGCGAGATCGCGCATCCCACGCACGGCGTGCTCGTGAAGCTGCTGGCGTTCCCCGCGTTCATTGCCGCCGTCGCGGCGTCCCGCTTGCTTGCACTGCTTGCCGCAAGGCAGGGACGATCGCCTGCAGGGCCGCTTCTGCTCCTTCAGAGCGTTCTGCTGTCGGCTTGCATGCTGGCGGGCTGGCGAGCCCAACCCATCGTGGACGCCGCGGCGCCGTGGGTTCTCGTGACCGGCGTGCTGGGCGCGGCGGCCATGGGCGTGCAGAACGCGGCAAGTCGACTCGCTTTCGGCGCACTTGCACCCACGACAGTGATGACCGGGAACGTCACCCAACTCGTCATCGATGCCGTCGATCTGCTGAGAGGCGCAGGCGATGAGGCCGTGCGCGGGCGCATCGGCAAGTTCCTGTGGCCTGCGGTGGCATTCGGCACCGGCGCGATCTGCGGCGCGATCGCGCATCTCCATGCGGCGCTATGGGCGCTGGGACTGCCGCTGCTGATCTTGATGGCGTTGGCTGCGGCGTCGGTGTTCAGAACGTCTGATCGGCAACAACCCGGGCCACGGTTTCCAGGGACCGCTTGA
- a CDS encoding amidohydrolase has product MADPTAADLILRNGAFTTLDRERPTAQAVAIKGGRFTRVGTDAEVMQLAVPATKVIDLNGRRVLPGLCDSHTHIIRGGLNFNMELRWDGVHSLADAMAMLKRQVAVTPPPQWVRVVGGFTEQQFAEKRLPTLEELNAVAPDTPVFILHLYDRALLNAAALRAVGYTKETPNPPGGEIARDRNGNPTGLLLAKPNAAILYATLARGPKLPLEYQINSTRHFMRELNRLGVTSVIDAGGGFQNYPEDYEVIQKLADEGQITVRVAYNLFTQKAKQEKEDFLRWTTASRYKQGDDYFRHNGAGEMLVFSAADFEDFRQPRPDMPADMEGDLEDVVRILAENRWPWRMHATYDETIHRALDVFERVNRDIPLDGLHWFFDHAETISDASMDRIAALGGGIAVQHRMAYQGEYFVERYGAVAAEATPPVARMLSKGIHVSAGTDATRVASYNPWVSLAWLITGKTVGGLQLTRQHNCLDRETALRLWTERAAWFSDEEGNKGLIKDGHLADLCVPDRDLFICPESEIASTTALLTVVGGKVVYAAGEFSRWDDRKPPSAMPDWSPVRTFGGYAAWGDREGATMQQALRRHPVAMCGCSNACNVHGHNHLVAADSSIPVSDPNNFWGALGCACWAG; this is encoded by the coding sequence ATGGCTGACCCCACTGCTGCGGACCTCATCCTTCGCAACGGAGCGTTCACGACGCTGGACCGCGAGCGACCGACCGCACAGGCGGTCGCCATCAAGGGCGGCCGGTTCACGCGTGTAGGGACGGACGCGGAGGTCATGCAGCTCGCCGTTCCCGCCACCAAGGTCATCGACCTGAACGGTCGGCGAGTCCTGCCGGGCCTGTGCGACAGCCATACGCACATCATCCGTGGCGGCCTGAATTTCAACATGGAGTTGCGCTGGGATGGCGTGCACAGCCTGGCCGACGCGATGGCCATGCTCAAGCGCCAGGTTGCCGTGACGCCGCCGCCGCAATGGGTGCGCGTCGTGGGCGGTTTCACCGAGCAGCAGTTTGCAGAGAAGCGGCTGCCGACGCTCGAGGAGCTCAACGCCGTAGCGCCGGACACCCCGGTGTTCATCCTCCATCTGTACGACCGCGCTCTCCTGAACGCAGCCGCCCTGCGAGCCGTGGGCTACACGAAGGAAACGCCGAATCCCCCCGGGGGCGAGATCGCGCGCGACAGGAACGGCAACCCGACCGGCCTCCTCCTTGCGAAGCCCAACGCCGCCATCCTGTACGCGACGCTGGCCAGGGGACCGAAGCTGCCGCTGGAGTACCAGATCAATTCCACGCGCCACTTCATGCGCGAGCTCAACCGCCTCGGCGTGACCAGCGTCATCGACGCAGGGGGTGGCTTCCAGAACTACCCCGAGGACTACGAAGTCATCCAGAAGCTGGCCGACGAGGGCCAGATCACCGTGCGCGTCGCGTACAACCTGTTCACGCAGAAGGCGAAGCAGGAGAAGGAAGACTTCCTGAGATGGACCACTGCCTCCAGGTACAAGCAGGGCGACGACTACTTCCGCCACAACGGCGCGGGCGAAATGCTGGTGTTCTCGGCCGCCGACTTCGAGGATTTCCGTCAACCGCGCCCGGACATGCCTGCGGACATGGAGGGCGATCTCGAAGACGTGGTCCGCATCCTGGCCGAGAACCGTTGGCCCTGGCGCATGCACGCGACCTATGACGAAACGATCCACCGTGCCCTCGATGTGTTCGAGCGCGTGAACCGCGACATCCCGTTGGACGGTCTGCATTGGTTCTTCGACCACGCCGAAACCATCTCCGACGCTTCGATGGACCGCATTGCGGCGCTCGGCGGCGGAATTGCCGTGCAGCATCGCATGGCCTACCAAGGCGAGTACTTCGTCGAGCGCTATGGCGCAGTGGCGGCCGAGGCCACGCCGCCGGTGGCCAGGATGCTGAGCAAAGGCATCCACGTCTCGGCCGGTACCGATGCAACGCGCGTTGCCTCCTACAACCCGTGGGTGTCGCTGGCTTGGTTGATCACCGGCAAGACAGTCGGAGGGCTTCAACTCACGCGGCAGCACAACTGCCTGGATCGGGAGACCGCCTTGCGCCTGTGGACCGAACGCGCGGCATGGTTCTCCGACGAGGAAGGCAACAAGGGGCTGATCAAGGACGGCCATCTCGCCGATCTGTGCGTGCCGGACCGCGACCTCTTCATCTGTCCGGAGTCCGAGATCGCGAGCACGACGGCTCTGCTCACGGTCGTGGGTGGAAAGGTCGTCTACGCTGCCGGCGAATTCTCCCGGTGGGACGACAGAAAGCCGCCTTCGGCCATGCCCGATTGGTCGCCCGTGCGCACCTTCGGCGGATATGCCGCATGGGGAGACCGGGAGGGCGCGACGATGCAGCAAGCCCTGCGGCGCCATCCAGTAGCCATGTGCGGCTGCAGCAACGCCTGCAACGTGCATGGCCACAACCATCTGGTGGCGGCGGACTCGTCGATCCCGGTGTCGGATCCCAACAATTTTTGGGGAGCGCTGGGATGCGCATGCTGGGCAGGATGA
- a CDS encoding DUF1427 family protein, protein MKPYIVSLAVGFLVGVIYSLFNVRSPAPPIIALVGLLGILLGEQIPPLVKQTFKARKTVSWVQDQVKPHMFGELPKCKDVGEPHHG, encoded by the coding sequence ATGAAGCCATACATCGTCTCGCTCGCCGTCGGTTTTCTGGTCGGTGTCATCTATTCGCTGTTCAACGTGCGCTCGCCGGCGCCGCCGATCATCGCGCTGGTCGGGCTGCTCGGCATCCTTCTGGGCGAGCAGATTCCGCCGCTGGTCAAGCAGACCTTCAAGGCACGGAAGACGGTTTCCTGGGTACAGGACCAGGTCAAGCCGCACATGTTCGGCGAGTTGCCCAAATGCAAGGATGTTGGAGAACCGCACCATGGCTGA
- a CDS encoding hydrolase gives MASNAKPAAGSSLLTPKDHALVLIDFQSQMAFATRSIDGIELRNNAALIANAAAGFKVPTVLTTVAEKTFSGPMFDEVVKPFPGQELIDRTTMNAWEDPNVITVVNAIGKNRVVLAGLWTSVCIVGPALSALEQGFDVYVITDACGDVSSEAHERAVERMVQAGARPMTSLQYLLELQRDWGRSETYGLTTGIASKHGGAYGLGIVYAGTMFNAHEG, from the coding sequence ATGGCATCCAATGCCAAGCCCGCGGCCGGATCGTCGCTCCTCACCCCCAAGGACCATGCATTGGTCCTGATCGACTTCCAGTCGCAGATGGCCTTTGCCACCCGATCGATCGACGGCATCGAGCTGCGCAACAACGCCGCACTCATCGCCAATGCCGCCGCCGGCTTCAAGGTGCCGACCGTTCTGACCACCGTGGCGGAGAAGACGTTCTCCGGTCCGATGTTCGATGAGGTCGTCAAGCCCTTCCCGGGCCAGGAGCTCATCGACAGGACCACCATGAATGCCTGGGAAGATCCCAATGTCATCACGGTGGTCAACGCAATCGGAAAGAACCGCGTGGTTCTCGCCGGCCTGTGGACGTCGGTGTGCATCGTCGGACCGGCCCTGTCCGCGCTGGAACAGGGTTTCGACGTGTACGTCATCACCGACGCTTGTGGCGACGTCTCGAGCGAGGCGCACGAACGCGCCGTCGAACGCATGGTGCAGGCCGGCGCGCGTCCCATGACGTCCCTGCAGTACCTGCTGGAGTTGCAGCGCGACTGGGGCCGCAGCGAGACGTACGGGCTCACCACCGGCATTGCCAGCAAGCATGGGGGTGCGTATGGCCTCGGCATCGTCTACGCCGGGACGATGTTCAACGCGCACGAGGGCTGA
- a CDS encoding TolC family protein: protein MSVVAETTRAYLELCSAGREIVVAQNQVSLQARSTELTRRLAVHGRGTPVDVDRSSAQEEQVRASIPTLEAQRRVAMYRLAALTGRTPRELPEELGRCDQEPRLAKPIPIGDGAALLRRRPDIRRAEFDVLSASDRIGVVTGDLYPKVALGASIGSVGVDQHALRNDSFKFSLGPLISWEFPDRTRVKARIRAAQADREALLARFDGVVLTALKETESALEVHARDQERRIILESARTQAQNAARDTQRLFEAGRIGYLPVLDALRTLSQIEQSVAAAESRVAADQVNLFLALGGGWADV from the coding sequence GTGAGCGTGGTGGCCGAAACGACGCGTGCCTACCTGGAGCTGTGCTCTGCGGGCAGGGAGATCGTCGTGGCGCAAAACCAGGTGAGCCTGCAGGCCCGCAGCACGGAGCTCACGCGCAGGTTGGCCGTCCATGGCCGAGGCACCCCGGTCGACGTCGATCGCTCCTCGGCCCAGGAAGAGCAGGTGCGCGCCTCCATCCCCACGCTCGAGGCGCAACGGCGCGTTGCGATGTATCGCCTGGCCGCACTCACGGGCCGCACGCCTCGGGAGCTTCCCGAGGAACTGGGCCGTTGCGACCAGGAGCCGCGCCTGGCCAAGCCGATCCCGATCGGCGACGGGGCCGCTCTGCTTCGGCGTCGCCCCGACATCCGCCGCGCGGAGTTCGACGTGCTGTCCGCGTCGGACAGGATCGGCGTGGTGACGGGCGACCTCTATCCGAAGGTCGCTCTCGGCGCTTCGATCGGGTCCGTCGGTGTGGATCAGCACGCCTTGCGCAACGACAGCTTCAAGTTCTCGCTCGGTCCCCTCATCAGCTGGGAGTTTCCGGACAGAACCAGAGTCAAGGCGCGCATCCGTGCCGCCCAGGCGGATCGCGAGGCGCTGCTCGCGCGCTTCGACGGTGTCGTGCTGACCGCGTTGAAGGAGACGGAGAGCGCGCTGGAGGTCCATGCCCGTGACCAGGAGCGGCGCATCATCCTGGAGTCTGCCCGCACGCAGGCGCAGAACGCGGCGCGCGATACGCAGCGCCTGTTCGAAGCGGGCCGGATCGGCTACCTCCCGGTGCTGGATGCGCTGCGCACGCTGAGCCAGATCGAGCAGAGCGTGGCCGCAGCCGAAAGCCGCGTCGCGGCCGACCAGGTCAACCTGTTCCTCGCACTCGGTGGCGGGTGGGCGGACGTCTAG
- a CDS encoding TolC family protein: MRTPAMKRLATLVLAALLAGCSGFIPPRAPLPEAAALNKPTAQGSFIGTSNGYVAQEPVPDAWWRLYDSRTLDGLVQQALAANTDLRTAAANLLKAQAALDLASAAQEPSTTLSAQPSFARRSAQEELHPGKPFPSKFVYGAGFGVSYQVDLFGQIQRSIDAAQADVGSATAARDAARA, translated from the coding sequence ATGAGAACGCCCGCCATGAAGCGGCTGGCCACGCTCGTGCTCGCCGCCTTGCTTGCCGGCTGCTCCGGCTTCATTCCACCGCGCGCCCCGCTGCCCGAGGCTGCTGCGCTCAACAAGCCCACGGCGCAAGGCTCGTTCATCGGCACGAGCAATGGGTACGTCGCCCAGGAGCCCGTCCCCGACGCCTGGTGGCGCCTGTACGACAGCCGGACGCTCGATGGCCTGGTGCAGCAGGCGTTGGCGGCGAACACGGACTTGCGGACGGCCGCTGCGAACCTGCTGAAGGCCCAAGCGGCGCTCGACCTGGCCAGCGCCGCACAGGAACCTTCCACCACGCTCAGCGCCCAACCCTCCTTCGCCCGGCGCTCGGCGCAGGAAGAGCTCCATCCGGGCAAGCCGTTTCCCAGCAAGTTCGTCTATGGCGCGGGGTTCGGCGTCTCCTACCAGGTCGACCTGTTCGGGCAGATCCAGCGCAGCATCGACGCAGCGCAGGCCGATGTCGGGTCCGCCACCGCGGCCCGGGACGCCGCGCGCGCGTGA
- a CDS encoding HlyD family secretion protein: MEIPVQRILKVGATVAIVAAGAWASFGLWQHYREAPWTRDGRVRADVVQIAPDVSGIVEHIAVHDNQAVHKGDLLFTVDSVRPRIALAQAEASVRGLKSQLAQAQREDRRNHALGDLVPAETGEQSGQKLDQLNASLAQALAAVDNAKVNLARTRVVAPVDGWVTNLDLRPGAYATTGRAVMALVDKDSIHVMGYFEETKIARVQVGNAVRVRLIGESEPLYGHVDSIAAGIEDRERGPSSNLLANVNPTFNWVRLAQRIPVRVRLDTLPEDRRLIMGRTASVDVLGADRLQLSKR; encoded by the coding sequence ATGGAGATACCGGTCCAACGCATTCTCAAGGTGGGCGCCACTGTCGCCATCGTCGCGGCCGGCGCCTGGGCGAGCTTCGGACTGTGGCAGCACTATCGCGAGGCGCCCTGGACACGCGACGGCCGTGTGCGAGCCGACGTGGTGCAGATCGCTCCGGACGTCTCGGGCATCGTCGAGCACATTGCCGTGCACGACAACCAGGCCGTGCACAAGGGCGACCTGCTGTTCACCGTCGACTCGGTGCGCCCGCGCATTGCGTTGGCCCAGGCCGAGGCGTCGGTTCGCGGCCTCAAGTCGCAGCTCGCGCAGGCGCAGCGCGAGGACCGTCGAAACCATGCGCTGGGCGACCTGGTGCCGGCGGAGACCGGCGAGCAAAGCGGGCAGAAGCTGGACCAGCTCAATGCGTCGCTGGCCCAGGCGCTCGCCGCCGTCGACAACGCCAAGGTGAACCTCGCGCGCACGCGCGTCGTGGCGCCGGTGGACGGCTGGGTCACGAACCTGGACCTGCGCCCGGGAGCCTATGCCACGACGGGGCGGGCGGTCATGGCCCTGGTCGACAAGGACTCGATCCACGTCATGGGCTATTTCGAGGAGACGAAGATCGCGCGCGTGCAGGTCGGCAACGCCGTGCGGGTGCGCCTGATCGGCGAGAGCGAGCCCCTCTACGGGCATGTGGACAGCATCGCCGCCGGCATCGAGGATCGTGAGCGCGGCCCGAGCTCGAACCTGCTGGCCAACGTGAACCCCACGTTCAACTGGGTGCGCCTCGCGCAGCGCATCCCCGTTCGCGTGCGGCTGGACACGCTGCCCGAGGACCGCAGGCTGATCATGGGACGCACGGCCAGCGTGGACGTGCTGGGCGCCGATCGCCTGCAGTTGAGCAAGCGATGA
- a CDS encoding DUF1656 domain-containing protein encodes MIADINLFGLFFDVALITALVAVAALTILRRVLVALGAYRWVWHPPLVDLALFAVLWLALALAATHFQEHLVYLLG; translated from the coding sequence GTGATCGCCGACATCAATCTGTTCGGCCTGTTCTTCGATGTGGCGCTGATCACCGCGCTCGTCGCCGTCGCGGCGTTGACGATCCTGCGCCGCGTGCTGGTCGCCCTCGGTGCGTACCGGTGGGTCTGGCATCCGCCGCTGGTCGATCTCGCCCTGTTCGCGGTGCTCTGGTTGGCGTTGGCCCTCGCGGCCACGCATTTCCAGGAGCATCTGGTCTACCTGCTGGGATGA